One Centroberyx gerrardi isolate f3 chromosome 2, fCenGer3.hap1.cur.20231027, whole genome shotgun sequence DNA window includes the following coding sequences:
- the zdhhc8a gene encoding palmitoyltransferase ZDHHC8B: MPASGADRLKPSAFIPVSTAACLLVGSTTLFFVFTCPWLAVTISPAVPPCCATLFLFVLANFTMATFMDAGVLPMANEDEDKDDDFRAPLYKNVEVKGVQVRMKWCASCHFYRPPRCSHCSVCDHCVEDFDHHCPWVNNCIGRRNYRYFFLFLLSLTVHMVGVFTFGLLYVLNHMEDLWKLHCTVTLVVISISGLFLIPVLGLTGFHLYLVSRGRTTNEQVTGKFQGGVNPFTRGCCNNLEYLVCSPISPKYTARPCKKTAVRVQPPFLRPEIDRQIPVKVRDNGIQSHDLQNKRSSAGTLELSDVKRLNTPPPLPPKPDHGLLKSHLAALDEMGHHTKTIVPASIPTVPQLRPVLEAISRGSSPIPPEQLLKTSEQQGNKKSPDLHSGSKYSPGRGSQPDSLSVNPMSSPLLLNSLTLNSRSLTLKHSYRHSSKSQLPAMHSEALVSNPPPGLFSPSSVLASRSSSLSYDNLMNPGDPQFLAQRGGPPMGYHPHFMTLGADGSVVQRPPPHAYSPVFMGVTRQSPQSRDPSPSLQGLTSRDPSPSLQGFIQRDPSPAFQGLMPRDLAPQGITSRDLTPPGLTLRDITSQGLTARDLGPQGLTPQKSAAARYDNLSKTIMASIQERRELEERERMLRLQARSQALYGPDMGVYDIPSRRSLPPDSIRPPGSRGPTPPAYGSREFLMSTGILGYGIRSSPLSSSSTSSLTRGLKTSSSPLQSSSSSSLHSKGRSSSPAYCPPDRQTQPLPSSTSTLPRMMPSSSTSPYASYGTTKRSSLSYSSEGKDSVTLGVLK, encoded by the exons gtgccCGTGGCTGGCAGTGACCATCTCCCCCGCTGTGCCGCCATGCTGTGccaccctcttcctctttgtgCTGGCCAACTTCACCATGGCAACCTTTATGGATGCAGGTGTACTCCCAATGG CTAACGAGGATGAGGACAAGGACGACGACTTCCGCGCTCCGCTGTATAAGAATGTGGAAGTGAAGGGGGTCCAGGTCCGGATGAAGTGGTGCGCTTCGTGTCATTTCTACAGACCGCCACGCTGCTCCCACTGCAGCGTCTGTGATCACTGTGTGGAG GACTTTGATCATCACTGTCCCTGGGTGAACAACTGCATTGGGAGGCGAAACTACCGCTACTTCTTTCTATTTCTGCTGTCACTGACGGTGCATATGGTGGGTGTGTTCACCTTTGGCCTCCTCTACGTCCTAAACCACATGGAAGACTTATGGAAGCTGCACTGCACTGTCAC TTTGGTTGTGATAAGTATATCAGGGCTGTTTCTCATCCCGGTGCTCGGCCTGACTGGGTTCCATCTGTACCTGGTGTCCAGAGGACGCACCACCAATGAACAG GTAACTGGGAAGTTTCAAGGAGGAGTAAATCCTTTTACGCGAGGTTGTTGTAACAACCTGGAATATCTGGTTTGCAGTCCCATCTCTCCAAA GTACACAGCGAGGCCCTGCAAGAAAACAGCGGTCCGTGTTCAGCCTCCCTTCCTGAGACCAGAGATCGACAGGCAGATACCAGTGAAAGTCAGGGACAACGGGATACAGAGTCACGATCTCCAAAATAAA CGTTCCTCAGCTGGCACTCTTGAGTTGTCGGACGTCAAACGGCTGAACACTCCACCGCCGCTGCCGCCCAAACCCGACCACGGTCTGCTGAAGAGCCACCTAGCTGCCCTGGACG AGATGGGACACCACACCAAAACCATCGTTCCTGCATCCATTCCAACTGTGCCGCAGCTACGACCGGTCCTGGAGGCGATATCCAGGGGGTCATCACCCATTCCTCCGGAGCAG cTGTTGAAGACATCAGAGCAGCAAGGGAATAAGAAAAGTCCAGACCTCCACAGCGGCTCTAAATACAGCCCCGGGAGAGGCAGCCAGCCGGACAGCCTGTCTGTCAACCCTATGTCCAGCCCACTGCTGCTGAACTCGCTGACGCTCAACTCACGCTCCCTCACCCTCAAACACAGCTATCGCCACAGCAGCAAGTCCCAGCTGCCCGCTATGCACTCTGAGGCTCTGGTGTCCAATCCCCCGCCGGGCCTCTTCTCCCCTTCCAGTGTGCTGgccagccgcagcagcagcctctcctATGATAACCTCATGAACCCTGGAGACCCTCAGTTCCTGGCACAGAGAGGGGGTCCTCCAATGGGCTACCACCCCCACTTCATGACCCTGGGCGCAGACGGGTCTGTGGTGCAGCGGCCTCCTCCTCATGCCTACAGTCCGGTGTTTATGGGCGTCACCAGACAGTCTCCCCAGTCCAGAGACCCGTCTCCTTCTCTGCAGGGTCTCACCTCGCGGGACCCCTCACCCTCCTTACAGGGTTTCATTCAAAGAGACCCTTCTCCCGCTTTCCAAGGGCTGATGCCGAGGGACCTCGCACCCCAAGGCATAACATCGCGAGACCTCACCCCTCCTGGTCTGACCTTGCGAGATATCACTTCGCAGGGTCTGACGGCCCGGGATCTCGGCCCGCAGGGTTTGACTCCTCAGAAGTCTGCTGCTGCGCGCTACGACAACCTGTCAAAAACCATCATGGCATCTATCCAGGAGCGAAGGGAgctggaagagagggagaggatgctGCGTCTGCAAGCCAGATCCCAGGCCCTCTACGGCCCAGACATGGGTGTCTACGACATCCCCAGCAGGCGGAGCCTCCCTCCAGACAGCATCCGACCCCCAGGCTCCCGGGGACCGACCCCTCCGGCCTACGGCTCCCGGGAATTTTTGATGAGTACTGGTATACTCGGTTATGGGATAAGGAGTTCAcccctctccagctcctctaCATCTTCTCTTACCCGAGGCCTGAAAACATCTAGCTCCccgctgcagagcagcagcagcagcagcctgcacaGCAAGGGCAGGTCTTCCTCTCCAGCCTACTGtcctccagacagacagactcaacccctcccctcctctacgTCCACCCTGCCCCGTAT gatgccctcctcctccacctccccctatGCCTCCTACGGCACCACAAAACGATCCTCACTGTCCTACTCCTCCGAGGGGAAGGACTCAGTCACCCTGGGGGTCCTGAAGTAA